The following is a genomic window from Phaseolus vulgaris cultivar G19833 chromosome 6, P. vulgaris v2.0, whole genome shotgun sequence.
ATTAAATTTGGGTGGATTGTGTCTCAGAAAATCCTCCAAACTAAAAgtatggggttgttgatgaagctgagatgcttctgctgctaatctagttgtttctaattgatgaagggcgacctgatgttgttgtgccatagtagcactctgttgttgcaaggatgttgccatcatctctattgcccgagctaagttgggcatatctattggtggaggaggagtagatggtctacgtgccatcttctaagcacataaagaattggattagaaattactaaaaatttccaACTACATATTTAAGACGAATTAACTTCAAGGAATTAATCATACGAAACAGGTAAAAACCAATCAAAACTTATctataaaatgtattttagctacttagaattaagatagaaaataatcttgatcaagtcatgagtgtgcaccctcaccactctatcaagattcttttcattcttaatactttcatatttattcataacaattaacttgactcgaacacaaacaagatttcaagaaaaacaactttgtcaaacatcttattagaaacttttaactaagttttgaggctagacttaaacaaaaatctacacgcaggagaaacaaaataaacccactaccctcagattatcctaaggatgaaccgctctgataccattaaatataacaccccataatttacatataactattacaataaaagttctaccagtttctatacaaacttagagtttttcaaaacatttctaatacatgattaggatttatagaaatacaaatatttacatatccacaactcaaagtaaaactctgaaacctctaaggctTTCATGTAcatgtatggtcatctgctcgtgtacatagtacagtcatcgcagttcaaacacaacaagaaaagcaagggtaagctagtgaaaatagaattttataatatacacacttaaatccaaagagaaaatcaaattacattatcaatttctcaaattattcaattttcttctaatctcaacaataaaacaatcacataggtctcacatggatctatacatccagaatattcaataaacaacgtcttccgaaagacccgtattaagtaagtcctaccagagactaacacctgatccaaagattaccagtgaatccaacagaaaggatcagggtaagttcaataaaacccaagccgtgcatctcatatgtcacggtgtgcatgaactcccccatcagcttctcaccacctgatatcttagtctatgtgacttagatcaacAGTGAAGTTCgaagatctctgttaccacatagacatcaatacttaatacacaacaaacatcaatccatacattatcccaaatgtatgaattcaattctatATCATtccgtcatacaatatcattcaaaaagtgatccacaatattcaaaagtctatttgacataaaaaaataacactttaatactaaatcatcaaaacctaatatttccacaaatttaaataatatataaacaaataacccAATATATATagacacacaacatccctgcaagagaaattgaatattgggatcacgtcccttccacatccagatcttctagcctagggttctattaaaaattaaatttagcttcccttacctcaattgcttgctttccaaccaacttttagaattttattccccatagtctggataagcttcaagatttacgagcctaatgcaagttatccaaacagaacaaaaattcagtatatagtagaataagttgagaggattaaacttctcaactgaccccaccaagattgatgactaaatcctaaggaaaaatagagaacaaaagaactttagagcaaaaatgaacttactctgtttgaaaatttgatcgggtagaaatgttccttaactcctctgctacaACGTGGTCtgatcaaattctaaaatagatgaagattgagagagaaaattaagagagagggagagaaaagaatatggagagagagagaaagagggagataaggaagaaaggaaaaaatatGCGTGCAGGTGCAAGGggtttctgttttgttttttaaaaaaagtgctCTTAcataaagaatatatatatatatatatatatatatatatatttaattactaattatttaactttttaaataatcaaattgACATATAGTATCCTGACCTttctacttgtggaggtattttccgtAAGGGTATGGAGAAATTTATTGGCGTTTTCtttgcgtttcttgaagttcagattgttatggttgctgagttttatggagttatacatgctagaGAGGACGCTCAAAAGATGAGGCTCATTAATGTTTGGCTTGAATGTGGTTTTGCCTTTGTTGATGTTGTGTTTACTGCTAAGACTAATGTTCcatggatgcttcgtaatcgatgaaatacttgtcttaattactatgAGAAAACTAGGTTTatgttttctcatattttttgtaATCGATGAGAATGCGTGTGCaaataagttgactaatttaagatttatttatagagaatcatttcattggtataataggctccCATCTAGTctattcttagaattctttaagAATAggtacctatgtatcgtttttgttaacatatgagttttggtttaatccctcgtatttttgtattttattttttttaataatattttttcatgtgatgacaaataatTGTTATTACTTAAGGTGTCAGTCTAGCTGAGATAtcaagttgcataataatacctaacatgaaagcttttataaaaaaaataaaattaacatatataatatCCTTTATTGTTAATAACTAATTTGTGTAAAAAATATACAATCAACTAACTTTAATAAGACTTTTTCTCATAcagtttatttataattatttaaaataaatcactactaaaaaaaaatattaaataaaaattattttttaaaaatcaaaataattaattactactaaattagagactattttataaactaaaaaaattattggtatctaaaataatttttattattaatcaaaatttataaaatagtttctaaattggtatctaacctcTACCAAAATTTTATCCACTAACtacttatattctaaattaatttttttagatactaatttaaaatttaaaatattaataattaaatttggttattatataatgtttttcttaattGTTAGGATACATAGAGAGGAGGAGTTAGTTAGAATTAGAATAGTTACTTGTTTTCTAGttagatataaataagaaagaagaagatGGGGAGGGACACTCTCTAATATTTTTGTAGATTAAACTTTAATTCTTTGTGAAGGGAAAGCCTAGAAGAAAAGAGTGCtctcctattttttttttttttagatactaatttatatatttttatttatgatagaaactactttatatatattaataatattttaatttataaaataacatataatttaattaatataattattttttttattttttatttttttaatttaataattattttagagaaTTATAtgttgataataataaaaaattatactgctgttaaattttaaatcatgATATCATATGTAATAAACTTGTtatgttttataataattattttaaaaattatatatatatatatatattcatgatAGTTATTCATCTCTTGATTAAATAAATTATCCCTAATCAATAAATACTTTTAGTCTTTAATTTGAGAAAACTTAAACTTAaaccaattaaaaaatattttcatttccaGCCTTATCCTATCATAAACTTTAACAACAACTTTTGGTATGCCCTAATGGGTACATGCCAGGAAGGGAAGTGCAACTGTGTCAGCTCCTTGTTCAACAATTTCTTTCAACTACAACATTTACTTCTGCacataaaaaactaaaaaactttTTTCTGATTCAGTGTTCCAAAAGTTCATAATAATCCAACTGCAACAATACACACCTGCAAATTCTGAGTCTGCAGATTAGTAGTAgtttaaaatactaaaatatatgACAAAGGTGTtcatttaaaatgaaaatatattaacatataATAAGAATAACAAATAATATGAGATAGGTTCTTGGAGCACCAGAGCCACATCTTTTTCTGACAGCACTGTCCCTTATCATTTCTCCAATGGAAACACAGCTTGTCACTGCCAAGTGGCATCATCCTCCCTGAAACTTGAGATAGCACCCACCATGTGCTTGGAGCTTTAGATTTcctttcattttaaatatacCATCCAAACCCAGATAAGCAAGTTTGGATTTTTCATACCTTTATATTATTACTAGATTCATAATTACcttaataaagttttaaattattaaaaagttaatttttcctttcttttctacaagtattgaatgaaaaataaatatgtttagtATGTTTGAAATATATAACCCCTTTGATTTTGAAGAAGAGTCTAAAACTGTTTATGTTACTATTATATATAATGATTATGATGTGAAGTAAAGGTCAAGTGGATTCTTGAAAAATCAAATGATGATCCTTGTTACCAACACATAATTCTATAAAAACATCTTAATTCTTGAGAATATAACTTCATTAACATGTGTAATCATTGAACAATCACAACATATATCCTGTAGAGTTTCATTTTgttgtaaaatttattttaaacatgatatttaaaataattactgcagaagttaatttaattaacaaacTTCATTCTAtgctaaaattgattttttttttctattcttaaaatttaataattttttatttttgaccAAATCTGTTGAATATTTTTCACGATTTTTGTATTTCTAATAGCCGTCAACTGGTCCCATGTTCATTTATTCCCATGTAGCCATGTTTTTCTCGCAGTTGAGAAGCACAAGCACCATTTTATCTTAGGAATTGgtgtgttctctctctctctctctgctgaTGTCACTTTCTTTATTGCTGTTAAAAACTCTTCTGTATACTTTGTTCTCACACTTGTAGAgacagagagaaagagagaacaaACAAGGTACCTCTGTTTCTAGCTTCTAGCAACCTTCTAAGTTCAACAAGTCAGAAAAAAAACCTGCCTTTGCCCTTAGCTCAGGTGGAGTTCTTCTTTCTCTGCTCCTTGTCTTTATGTAGAAAGTAATggtaataattaaaatgaatcATGGGGTTCTTTATTTTTGCATGAAAGTGAAAAAAGGTTTTATTATTTCCTATGTTGTCAAAgtgttttttttgttatggaaagttgtttttctttgagTTTGGGTTTGTTTATGAGGCTTGTAGAGTTAGTCCAGCTTGCTATCTCAAAATATGCCcaatttgttgggtttaatgTTTTGTTTAGATTCTTGTTTATCATCGGTTTTGTTTCTCTGGGTTTGTAAATGTGTTTGTACTTTCTAAGTGTGGCCGAGAGTTGAATTTTCCTCTTTGGGAGCTtggaaattgattttttttggtGAGTTTTTTATTCACATTTAAGAATGGCAAAAACCACTCATGGTTCCATTTCATTGGTTTGCCTGTTCACTCTTCTTCTAGTAAAGTTCCAAACATGACCCACTCAAAGTCTTTCTCTTTCTATTCCTTTTTTATTTCGTTTTAAAGATTTGTTTATGCTTATTTGATTATTCAGTTTTCTGGTACAGATTATTTTATTATGCTTTTAAGGGTGTGCGTCCATAAGGAGTCAAAATCTGGCACTCAAAAGGGTCTTTGCTTATGATTTTTCTATTCTATACCAAATCACTCAAAAGGGTCTTTGGTTAGATTTTCTATTCTATAAAAaatctaaagttcttccttttTGTGCCAACAGATAACTGATTTGATTAGCCATGAACAACAGTGTTCCTGATTGGAACTTTGGGAGTgattcctgtgtcaccaccaaTCCAAAGAAGCCTATGGGGTGTGTGCAATTTATTTCTGTCAAAGCAGAATACTGTTCTTGTCCCAATTGAACTCTGCTTAAATTGTAACAATCCATGTGATGTGGTCAATTCTACAGGGTGGACCAAGAGCTTGTGGAGCTCCTGTGGCAAAATGGCCAGGTTGTGTTGCACAGCCAAACACATAGAAAACCGGTTGTGAATTCCATCGCTCCGAGACCGCTTCAGAGAGCTTTTCAATCAACATTAAGGACCAGTGAGCCATTTGGGAACTCAAGTAACTTGATTCAAGATGATGAGACAGTCTCATGGATCCAATACCCCCTTGAGGATCCATTGGAACAAGAATTCTGTTCAAACCTTTTATCTGAACTGCCACAGTGTGATGTTGAGTCCTTTAAGCAAATTAAGCCATTTGAAGAGGGAAGGTTTACTAAATTGGACGCTTCTAGTGCCCCCCATGTGACTGTATGTTCACAATCACCAACTATGAAACCATCCTCTTTTCAGGAATTCTCAGGAATTCCAATACCTGCTCCAAGATTCCATGTTTCTGATTCACCtcagaaaaataataatgactTGGGTGGACCATGTAAGGTCCAAAAATTCTCTCACTTTTCACCTACCTTTAATGTTTCTTCAGCATTGCCTAGTGCgcattttagagacaaaattaCTTGTAACATGTCAAAAAATGAGGTTAGAGAGTGCTCATTGATGACAGTTGGATCAAGTTACAGTGGTAGCAATCACATGACCCAAGATCCAGATGCTAGCAGGGCATCAAGCAATGGTGTTTGGACTACTACTTTATCTGTTGACCCTGAAGCTGTCAGAGATGATGTGCCGAGAACAATTCCTCTGAGTGAGAAAGGGAAATCAGAGATGCTTGAACCAGCTGCTACTTCATCTTCTGGTGGCTCAGGTAGTAGTCTTGGAAAAACTTGTTCCTTATCTACCAGAAACCAGAgccaaaaaagaaaaacaatagaCATTGAAGAATCTGAGGAGCATAGTGAGGTGAAGCCCTCCCTCTCTGTAGTTATCTTCATGATTAGATGCTTTTATTGTTTGACACACTGAGCTACATCTTTATGTGTAATAGGACACAGAACTTAAATCACCAGTTGGAAACAAGACATCTCAACGGACAGGGTCGGCTCGAAGGAACCGTGCTGCTGAAGTGCATAATCAATCAGAAAGGGTGGGAATTTTAGCACATTTCTTGTGAACTTAATTTTTGTAACCTTTATTCTTACAAGTGGCAGTATTGTTTTATTGAAGCAGAGAAGGAGAGATAGGATCAATGAGAAGATGAAAGCATTGCAACAACTCATACCTCACAGTAGCAAGGTTAGTTATCATAATGAATGTTGACTCTACTGTCATAACTTGTTCTTTGGAGATGCATTCAGAGTCAGATAAAGCTGCAATTGTGATTCTCTGACTGCTCCGTTTAAAGTGATACAGTCAACACAGAATGTgtgaatttttctttaaaaaaaaaagaagaaagaaggaatttgttgatttttttaaggaaaatgAAAATCACTTCTGTTGAGAGCCATATTTAGCATAAAACAATTGGATCAGATTTGGACAAAAAAAACTGTGTGAAGCAATCAAGTGAAGAAGACAAAATGCAAGTACTTAGAAATTGATTCTCCACTTTATATGATTTTATCACATTGTCTTGAAAACTGAGCAAGGAAAGTATGTGCAGACAGACAAAGCATCAATGTTGGAGGAGGCAATCGAATATTTGAAATCACTTCAGTTACAACTTCAGGTAAATGTGCCACACAATATCTTGCAAATGAAAATTGTCTCACGTCACTAACAAATGAAACAAACAATTTTGTTCTTGCTGCTAGCTAATGTGGATGGGATCTGGCATGACACCAATGATGTTTCCAGGAATTCAGCACTATATGTCTCAAATGGGTATGGGAATGGCTACTTCTCCTTTCCCTCCTATTCAAAATCCGATGCAATTACCACGAGTACCGCTTGATCAGCCTGTATCTGCATCTCAGACACCAAACCAGACAATGATGTGTCCAAATCCTATTTTGGGTGCCTTTAATTACCAAAATCAGATGCAAAATCCAGCTCTTTCAGAGCAATATGCACGTTACATGGGCTATCATCTTATGCAAAATGCTTCTCAGGTAATAGGTTTCTTTCAAGAGAAACTTATTTGTCTTTTTTCCTCCTAAAACCCCTTATGTGTTCTTGATAAGCTTCCCATGGTTTACCTATTGAAATTAATTTCCTGTTTTTCACTTTTGTTTTGAAGCCAATGAATGTATTTAGATATGGTCCCCAGGCAGTACAGTATAGTCAAACAATGATTACACCCAGCAACAGCAGTGGAAACATGAGTGGAGCAGCAAATATTGATGAGGCTGTGAGTGACAAAATGGGTGAGCCATTTGCATACTTCTCCTACTTCTCCTTGCTTTGACTAACATCAAAATATGCATACCAAATCAATTATATGGAGAAGTTACACCTTTTTCCTGTCGGTGATTAGATAGTGACAAACTGATGTTAACTTGTCACCGTGTAGAGTGTCGACAGCCACAGAACCTTTTTCGACAACAGTCACTAATTCTTTGGCTGGGATATGAAATAGCTTGCATGAATAGTCCTTGCTCCATAATTTATTCAAACTCCTTGTGGTTGATAACATTCTTCAATGGCATATATGATTTTGGCTGTTGCATAGCTCTCTGTGGTTGGCTGCAAAAGTTGTTCTCATTTTCTCTGCTCTATATTCATAGTATATGTCAGATTTATAGGATCATTATAAATTTCATTTCACTTTGGAACCGAGTGCTTAATTTCAGTGCTACATCAACAAAAATTAAGTCaacaccatttcatggcattcTACAGTGTTTCATATGTTCTCATTCCAATCTTTCCatagaaaaatgattttgttgTTAAAAGTCCATTTTATCTTGAGAATTCTGATACTATAACTTTCATTAACAGTTTTTACTTGTCATTGTTGACAGGTAAATTAGTTTAGAAGCAAGCTTATGAGAACCTACGGCATAACTAACAAGATAATTGCAAGATGATAGAAGCCCTTGTATGCTTTCACAGTATGTCTGCCTGCTCATATATACACACACTTGTATATATAGATATAGTTCCTTATATATGAATCTATTGTACAATATTGTCCAAACCAAAAGCAACAAGAATGTGGTAAAATCAAAAAAAAGTTGAGATCTAGAGGTGATTACCTTATGAAAATTCAGTACCTTCCATGCAATgctataataaattaattgtaaaaaaaatagttttggtTAAAGTGATTGTCTACCTTTAAAGTAATATAGTTGCTCTATTCTTATCATGCATAAATTCCTTTATTAATTGCTTGGACATTTGGTGTATGAAAAGGGTCTTCCTTATTTGATTTTAGATGGAACATAATATATCTGTGTGGATTTTCTTATGCTGATGTGCATAAGCACAATAAAGACAGGGCTATAATTTGTAGTATGTGAGCCATTCATTGTTTAAATTgtaataattagttgctatgaAAGGACATAAATTAAGATGCATCCCTAGCCTATAACATGCTACCTTTTGATGGAGAAGATTTATTCAACTAGATTAGGTCATCTTTTTTTCCTTGTTTTTCAATAGCCTCCTAGAGTGCTAGCATGACCAAAGCACAAGTTTACCAAAATCAACATGTTGGGGTGAGCATGCATAAGCTTGAAAAGGTTAGGTGATGCATGGATAACTGCTACTTAAGTCTTTCCTTATCTGAACTACAAATCACTTCCTCATGGTTTTTCTGCTGTCGTCAGATAGTAATTATTCACAGGTCGAATGCTTAACTTCTTAACAATCTttagcttttttttttacatatcctgaaagaaagaaaaaatgtcATGAAAATTGAATATGTACCCTCCACTTTGTGTGTGATGCCTTTATCTTTAGTCAAGCTGCAAATAAATGTTGTTTCTGTGGTCCCCTGCATCAAAACTAAAGGTAGTCAACTAACTTCTAAAATTTGGATACCACTAAGTATATGTACCAAGTTGTTATCTTGCCATGGGACCTCACAAATAGACACTTGCTCAAATAATGAGCTATTACTGCAAATGGGTCCCCCTCAATCAGAATGCCATGAAAACTAAGCAACTTACACTTTAAAAGCCTTGGTCATGGTTTTGTTGCATATCATAATCCATACTTTATGACTCCATTTGCACACAAGTCTCCTCCAATTTGCTATGTTCCCTCTTCATTACCTTCCTTTTTCTCCTTTCCAGGTTCTTCCACCTTTAACTAAATATCAGCCAGTACCTGATCTGATGTGATCTGATCAAATCAAACATCATTAATTGGAGGGTTTGGATGGGGGAATCAACCCTGAAAGCGCCAAGTTATATATATCCTCCAAATTTGTGTAGTGTGGTGGCCATGCAATTTGTGTCTAATGAAGAGTTTGGTGTCTAACTTTGAGAAAATTGTAGTAGACAGGTCCTTGATTATGGGCCAGTTTTGTTCTCAGCTCCTATGTCCCATCAGGTTGAGCATTTTCCACTGTTTGTAGATCTGGGAAAGTAACATGATAGAGCTATTTTTGTTGCCTGAAATAGGCAATCATTATGTCTCAACTGCTCATCAACAACCATTCTGCTCAATGCCATAAACTACATTGTGATTCATATCTATCTCTTCACCAAAAACAACTCATGTCAAATGAATGAGTTCACTTGCTCCACCATAAACAAACCAGTAAACTTGCCTCTGATAACAACACTCTCAAAACTGTTACTTCTGCAATTGTATGCAACTAAGCCAGTATTTGATTGAAGTATTTTAATTCTATTACTGTATTTAATGTTGTTTTTGCACATATTAagaataatcataataaatatattatttattgaaacaatgttttctaaaatccattttcatattttacaaAATACAATGATGTCATTTATTGAaggtaaattaaaaataaaagttcatATTTCACTAAAAACTAAAACCATCagtcaatttttttcttaaactaaAATAGCAACACAATGTATAACATTTTTTCCCctcagattttttttattttattaagtggGGTCCActataaatttaagataatacgCGTCATCTAAAAATTGCATTTATTACCCAATAACTACCTGTAACTTTTAGTATGATTACACTAACTAACATACATCTAatcttatattaattttaattttaattaaattctacatataacataaatttaaataatttttattagaaGCTTTTCTCCTATAGaatgtttaaaatattcatttttttattaaatatttatcgTTTGATTTTGTCGAGATGACTTGATTattacttttgtttttctatctttatcatattattaaattttattttttaaacattcatgttaaatattatgaaatttgtTTAATGTTCAACAATCATATGTAGACGaaacaatatattaaaaaataaaaaataaaattgtgagaAACAAAACTAAATTCATGTTTATCCATTTTTCTTAATCTCTTATAATCTACCAATCAAGTCattcttaaaaagaaaagaagcgAGTTAACTCTACTATTTGAGAAAATTGGAGAAAAAATAAGCAAGTTAGACAAAATAGagattaaaaaacataaataatgtTCACTCTCCTGGTCACACTAttcaataaaacaaaaattggtatctgattaccaatttagaaactagtttacaaatattttattgataatagaaactactttagatactaataatttttttaagtctttaaaatagtatttaatttaatcaatatattaactaattatttttttctaaaatagatttatatttaataattttcttgtaagtATATTGAAATGAATTAGAAATATCctcttattattaataatgaacAATTAGTCATTCTCTTAGCATAAAACCTTCCTAGctataaaaatgtttaaaaaaaggCCAAAGAAGATAAAGCCTAACTTTTGGTGAAACATAAAGTTTTCTAAGATATTGGGAAATACATATGATATATGATCTTGAAACAGTGTTGTTACCTTTAATTCTTATCCTACACTTTAAATCACATGCTTTGTGTTAGTGATATGACATTCTTATCTTCACTGGTTGACACAGCCATTGGTTTTAGTTGCTTTTTAAAACAcaaattccaattttttttctcctttgtAATTGGGGTGTGTATGTGGGGACTTTCCTTTCTTGTACTTGAAATGCAAAGTGCTATCTAATCCCATCACCACTATCATGTTTCATTCCATATTCTCCTCTTCAATTATCACAAATTTGATTCCATATTCACTAGGCTTTTTCATTTTTCCCATGAAAAAAAGAacctaaatttttattttcattttgttgtcTCAAACATTGTCAACTTCCGAATGAGATTATGGTATATTTTTTCAAGATAGTAAAGCAAGTTGAGTGAAACTTGAAC
Proteins encoded in this region:
- the LOC137831086 gene encoding transcription factor PIF4-like isoform X1, producing the protein MNNSVPDWNFGSDSCVTTNPKKPMGVDQELVELLWQNGQVVLHSQTHRKPVVNSIAPRPLQRAFQSTLRTSEPFGNSSNLIQDDETVSWIQYPLEDPLEQEFCSNLLSELPQCDVESFKQIKPFEEGRFTKLDASSAPHVTVCSQSPTMKPSSFQEFSGIPIPAPRFHVSDSPQKNNNDLGGPCKVQKFSHFSPTFNVSSALPSAHFRDKITCNMSKNEVRECSLMTVGSSYSGSNHMTQDPDASRASSNGVWTTTLSVDPEAVRDDVPRTIPLSEKGKSEMLEPAATSSSGGSGSSLGKTCSLSTRNQSQKRKTIDIEESEEHSEDTELKSPVGNKTSQRTGSARRNRAAEVHNQSERRRRDRINEKMKALQQLIPHSSKTDKASMLEEAIEYLKSLQLQLQLMWMGSGMTPMMFPGIQHYMSQMGMGMATSPFPPIQNPMQLPRVPLDQPVSASQTPNQTMMCPNPILGAFNYQNQMQNPALSEQYARYMGYHLMQNASQPMNVFRYGPQAVQYSQTMITPSNSSGNMSGAANIDEAVSDKMGSSTFN
- the LOC137831086 gene encoding transcription factor PIF4-like isoform X2, whose protein sequence is MNNSVPDWNFGSDSCVTTNPKKPMGVDQELVELLWQNGQVVLHSQTHRKPVVNSIAPRPLQRAFQSTLRTSEPFGNSSNLIQDDETVSWIQYPLEDPLEQEFCSNLLSELPQCDVESFKQIKPFEEGRFTKLDASSAPHVTVCSQSPTMKPSSFQEFSGIPIPAPRFHVSDSPQKNNNDLGGPCKVQKFSHFSPTFNVSSALPSAHFRDKITCNMSKNEVRECSLMTVGSSYSGSNHMTQDPDASRASSNGVWTTTLSVDPEAVRDDVPRTIPLSEKGKSEMLEPAATSSSGGSGSSLGKTCSLSTRNQSQKRKTIDIEESEEHSEDTELKSPVGNKTSQRTGSARRNRAAEVHNQSERRRRDRINEKMKALQQLIPHSSKTDKASMLEEAIEYLKSLQLQLQLMWMGSGMTPMMFPGIQHYMSQMGMGMATSPFPPIQNPMQLPRVPLDQPVSASQTPNQTMMCPNPILGAFNYQNQMQNPALSEQYARYMGYHLMQNASQPMNVFRYGPQAVQYSQTMITPSNSSGNMSGAANIDEAVSDKMGKLV